TTAATACTCCTATTGGACCATTAAGATTTGACTTTGGTTGGCCAGTTGGAAAGAAAATGGATGATGAAGGAATGAAGTTTTACTTCAATATGGGACAAGCATTCTAACAAATATATTAATAAATTTTTGGAGGTATAAAGTAATGAAAAAATTATTATTAGTGGCAAGTGTTTTATTAGCAACTTCAGCTTTTGCTGAAAAAATAGGAGTTGTAGATACTCAAAAAGTTGTATCTCAATTTTCTGAAACTAAAAAAGCACAACAAAGTTTAGAAAGTGAAGCTAAAAGAGCTGAAAATGAAGCTAGACAAAGAGAAGTTGCTTTACAAAAAGAACAAGTAGCTTTACAATCAAAAGGAGATAAATTAACAGATGCTGAAAAAAAAGCATTTGAAAAGAAAGTTCAAGATTATGAAAACTTTATAAATTCTTCACAAGAAAAATTAAATAAAGCACAATTTGCAAAATTACAACAAATAGAAACAGTTTACAATGCAGCTGTAAAAAAAGTTGTTGCTGCAGGTAAATATGATTTCGTATTTGAAGCAGATGCTGTAAAATTTGGTGGAGAAGATATAACAGCTCAAGTTTTAAAAGAAATGGAAGCTTCTAAAAAATAGTTAAAACAAGTAAAGGAGAAGAGTTATGAC
Above is a window of Fusobacterium massiliense DNA encoding:
- a CDS encoding OmpH family outer membrane protein, with translation MKKLLLVASVLLATSAFAEKIGVVDTQKVVSQFSETKKAQQSLESEAKRAENEARQREVALQKEQVALQSKGDKLTDAEKKAFEKKVQDYENFINSSQEKLNKAQFAKLQQIETVYNAAVKKVVAAGKYDFVFEADAVKFGGEDITAQVLKEMEASKK